The following are encoded in a window of Anopheles stephensi strain Indian chromosome X, UCI_ANSTEP_V1.0, whole genome shotgun sequence genomic DNA:
- the LOC118505960 gene encoding putative vitellogenin receptor, protein MQQRHAVRVYRSVGLFRMSMRIVVALIILVAHVEYALLAKSPSKSCGSHEFQCDNGACIPAAGHCNDSQDCADGSDESGCDYFLCKEPFWYRCRHETTCISGSSRCDKQKDCLEGDDEENCENYEVPHKAPVCSKAEFTCTDKACIPADLVCDGIQHCLDGSDETIGCIDIAAKCKGFLCRNKHCLKSSSWVCDGQDDCGDGSDEEHCLHECTLEHGKFECHNNHTCIDVAQVCNGADDCGDGSDESPSCKSDACKALKCAPQTCKVMPDGKAVCLCGVGFKFDTATGQCQDVNECKRYGLCSQGCINTPGSFRCTCIDQFNLMRDGRTCELSSGTEALMLYTTQKSVGAMYLTSMHQYYVAKELSQVIGVSYDGLHVYWTDISHKTEAIERSLEDGSDRQLLLTAGLISPEDLALDWLTGNIYFSDSGQMHIAVCSSDGYHCKAIIQDQLHKPRGLALLPQNGTIFFSDWGNNAMIGKARMDGSEQTVVVKAGIHWPNGLTLDWPNERLYWIDAKLKRIESMHFDGSDRVVVLSDVLKHPFSIAVFNDHLYWSDWDTKSIQSCDKFTGKMRQTLVRDRMIFDVHVYHSSIQPKVSHACANHTCSHLCLLTSNATYACACPQGMELHRDKHSCVNNAKRQDILLGIGNYLVTLKHHPFGRHETGRGEQLFPTISRMAFNSINGEVFIADNVQQAIFTVDLASLRTRRIVSDGIGMISALAFDYLSNTLYWADAEWSTIVIYSLQTHHRSIVQHYLGDDAPIALALVPEIGKMFIALRSSTGHTHIDRQDMTGRGPHAHVIEDRLGSNGTIAFVVDHDLRAIFWSDMGTNRIEITSYEGDTRHLFREYLRQPVSVAIIGNELFWTCYGSQRLYWSDKHNVGATKRIIVQMPPNTTLPEVIPIAATQPIKRHDHPCLKSNGGCSHICVSAGLYSSACVCPTGMVFNSSLSKVCVNASDCEFRCESGECLRMKQRCNGHVDCKDQSDEQNCDPGKARIAASCKWNEFRCADGSKCIPTERRCDKHHDCVDLSDEANCASYDRVSKCTEYQFTCADGFCIDATGRCDGVSDCADGSDEVGCTQLSNKQEQAVTCAYGMFHCNSGQCIPASWECDGSPDCKDASDEHETCHPAKPECHQGYFRCAFGYCIKESVLCDGNDDCGDGSDEENCHDGGAREGQCLEGDYTNSTVFHCDKSNTCLDIAVRCNGTAECPHGEDETACTNCGLRDFQCADGQCIRLEWRCDKDVDCNDGSDELNCTSDSARASDTSHSTDCGKDTFECKPGECIKMSSLCDGKRDCSNGHDEDGNCPSACLGGLGPCAQICQKSPSGSICDCLDGYELAGDKKNCVDLNECDAGKPCAQICTNIKGSYRCSCHEGFMLRSDKTSCKAIGAPQYVLYTKFDQVRKLTVSPPQIETLLQANDSRITTMDMDIRQQKLYFATENSAALYELNLKTNVTRVQTGVGTPDKVTVDWVASNVYFVDVAEPSIKVCNFEREACARVVSFTQRNFVKALALDPVNKYMFYSLLYSWIFQVPHSIVFRAKLDGTLQEVVTKQSGLVSAIAVDPQSQLLYYTELSGNTLCRVNYLGQHLTVLARDQPHVLNHPLQISVFENQALIVNRGSATIGQCQLFAGYKCDRFNVNVPPSKQVLLVQESRQPLTKNWCDSRWINCTHLCIPEDSKGRCVCENGLEIREGDRCPEPKDRSRAMTPLRVADESLAEHRESEEHSSTGSFLYFMLYAVLIVAIGGVGFYVYWQRFNHKFDVGIHFNNTELSTVDISDVELHKTAPNMLSFQGNPAKGDGSDGAPSCHEDFENDSYTQNNTIPASDTGYYNCDDDMNDRLIV, encoded by the exons ATGCAGCAGCGACACGCGGTTAGAGTATACCGATCGGTCGGCTTATTTCGTATGA GTATGAGGATTGTGGTAGCGCTGATTATACTTGTAGCACACGTAGAGTACGCTCTACTGGCCAAGAGCCCGTCCAAATCATGTGGGTCGCATGAATTCCAGTGCGATAATGGGGCATGCATACCAGCTGCCGGACATTGCAACGACAGTCAGGACTGTGCCGATGGAAGCGACGAATCTGGATGTG ATTATTTCCTCTGCAAGGAACCGTTCTGGTATCGGTGCAGACACGAAACCACCTGCATCAGTGGGTCTAGTCGGTGCGATAAACAAAAGGACTGTCTGGAGGGCGACGATGAGGAAAACTGTGAAAACTACGAGGTACCGCACAAAGCGCCAGTGTGCAGCAAAGCGGAGTTCACCTGCACGGATAAGGCCTGCATCCCGGCCGATCTGGTGTGCGACGGTATCCAGCACTGTCTGGATGGGTCCGACGAAACGATTGGCTGTATCGACATTGCGGCCAAATGTAAAGGCTTCCTGTGTCGCAACAAACACTGTCTCAAGTCTAGCAGCTGGGTGTGCGACGGTCAGGACGATTGTGGCGACGGGTCGGACGAGGAGCACTGCCTGCACGAATGCACGCTGGAGCATGGGAAGTTCGAGTGCCACAACAACCACACCTGCATAGACGTGGCGCAGGTGTGTAACGGAGCGGACGACTGTGGTGATGGCAGCGACGAAAGTCCGAGCTGTAAATCGGATGCTTGCAAAGCGCTCAAATGTGCACCGCAAACCTGCAAAGTGATGCCGGACGGCAAGGCGGTATGTTTGTGCGGCGTTGGCTTCAAGTTCGACACCGCGACGGGCCAGTGTCAGGATGTGAACGAATGCAAACGGTATGGACTGTGCTCGCAGGGATGCATCAACACACCGGGCTCCTTCCGGTGCACGTGCATCGATCAGTTTAACCTAATGCGCGACGGACGAACGTGCGAACTCTCGTCCGGCACCGAAGCGTTGATGCTGTACACCACCCAGAAGTCCGTCGGCGCAATGTACCTGACGTCGATGCACCAGTACTACGTCGCGAAAGAGCTGTCGCAGGTGATCGGAGTGTCGTACGACGGCCTGCACGTCTACTGGACCGACATCTCACACAAAACGGAAGCCATCGAACGCTCGCTGGAGGATGGGAGCGATcggcagctgctgctgacggcGGGACTCATTTCGCCCGAGGATCTGGCGCTCGACTGGCTAACCGGCAACATATACTTCAGTGACAGCGGGCAGATGCACATTGCCGTGTGCTCGAGCGATGGTTACCACTGCAAAGCCATCATCCAGGACCAGCTGCACAAACCGCGTGGACTGGCGCTTCTGCCCCAGAACGGTACCATCTTCTTCAGCGACTGGGGCAACAATGCCATGATCGGCAAGGCCCGGATGGATGGCAGCGAGCAGACGGTCGTGGTCAAGGCCGGCATTCACTGGCCCAACGGGTTGACGCTAGACTGGCCCAACGAGCGATTGTACTGGATCGATGCGAAGCTGAAGCGCATCGAGAGCATGCACTTTGACGGCAGCGATCGTGTCGTGGTGTTGTCCGACGTCTTGAAGCATCCGTTTTCGATAGCCGTGTTTAACGATCATCTGTACTGGTCGGATTGGGACACGAAGAGCATTCAGTCGTGCGATAAATTCACCGGCAAGATGCGCCAAACCCTGGTGCGCGATCGTATGATTTTCG ATGTGCACGTGTATCACTCCAGCATTCAGCCTAAAGTCAGCCACGCCTGTGCCAACCACACCTGCTCCCATCTGTGCCTGTTGACGTCCAATGCAACCTACGCTTGTGCCTGCCCGCAAGGCATGGAGCTGCACCGGGATAAGCACAGCTGTGTGAATAATGCCAAACGACAGGACATTCTGCTTGGCATCGGCAACTACCTAGTGACGCTGAAGCATCATCCGTTCGGGCGCCACGAAACCGGCAGAGGCGAACAGCTGTTTCCGACCATTAGTCGGATGGCGTTCAACAGTATCAACGGCGAGGTGTTCATCGCCGACAACGTGCAGCAGGCGATCTTTACGGTGGATTTGGCGTCGCTCCGCACCAGACGTATCGTTTCGGACGGCATCGGAATGATCTCAGCACTGGCTTTTGACTATCTAAGCAACACGCTGTACTGGGCGGATGCCGAATGGTCTACTATTGTGATATATAGCTTGCAGACccaccatcgatcgatcgttcagCACTACCTGGGCGATGATGCGCCGATAGCGCTGGCCCTCGTACCGGAGATCGGCAAAATGTTTATTGCGCTGCGTTCCAGCACCGGCCATACGCACATCGACCGGCAGGACATGACGGGACGCGGACCGCACGCCCACGTCATCGAGGACAGGCTCGGCAGCAACGGTACGATCGCCTTCGTGGTCGATCACGACCTGCGTGCCATTTTCTGGAGCGACATGGGCACCAATCGGATCGAAATCACCAGCTACGAAGGTGACACACGCCATCTGTTCCGCGAGTATCTACGCCAACCGGTATCGGTGGCCATCATTGGCAACGAGCTGTTCTGGACGTGCTACGGTTCCCAGCGGCTGTACTGGTCGGACAAGCATAACGTCGGCGCAACGAAGCGCATTATCGTTCAGATGCCGCCGAACACGACGCTCCCGGAGGTCATACCGATCGCGGCCACCCAGCCCATCAAACGGCACGACCATCCGTGTCTGAAGAGTAATGGCGGATGTTCGCACATCTGCGTGTCCGCCGGACTGTACTCGAGTGCCTGCGTATGTCCAACGGGAATGGTGTTCAATTCCTCGCTCAGCAAAGTATGTGTCAATGCCTCGGATTGCGAGTTTCGGTGCGAGTCGGGCGAGTGTCTGAGGATGAAGCAGCGCTGCAACGGACACGTCGACTGTAAGGACCAGTCGGATGAGCAGAACTGTGATCCCGGCAAGGCGCGAATCGCGGCCAGCTGCAAGTGGAATGAGTTCCGGTGCGCTGACGGTAGCAAGTGTATCCCGACGGAACGGCGTTGCGACAAGCACCACGATTGTGTGGATCTTTCCGACGAAGCGAACTGTGCCAGCTACGATCGGGTCTCCAAATGCACCGAGTACCAGTTTACCTGTGCGGACGGATTCTGCATCGACGCGACCGGTCGGTGCGATGGTGTGTCGGACTGTGCGGATGGGTCGGACGAGGTGGGCTGTACGCAGCTGTCGAACAAACAGGAACAGGCCGTCACTTGTGCGTACGGCATGTTCCACTGCAACAGCGGCCAGTGTATTCCGGCCAGCTGGGAGTGCGACGGTAGTCCAGACTGTAAGGATGCGTCCGACGAGCATGAGACGTGCCATCCCGCCAAGCCCGAATGTCACCAAGGATACTTCCGGTGTGCGTTCGGGTATTGCATCAAAGAGTCCGTGCTGTGTGATGGAAACGATGACTGTGGAGACGGCTCGGACGAGGAGAACTGTCACGATGGCGGTGCACGGGAAGGCCAGTGTCTGGAAGGAGACTACACCAACTCGACGGTGTTTCATTGCGACAAGTCTAACACGTGTCTCGATATCGCCGTACGTTGCAATGGGACTGCCGAGTGTCCTCACGGTGAGGATGAGACGGCTTGTACGAATTGTGGCTTACGTGATTTCCAGTGCGCCGACGGTCAATGCATTCGGCTGGAATGGCGCTGCGATAAGGACGTCGACTGTAACGACGGTTCGGACGAGCTCAACTGTACCAGCGATAGTGCGCGGGCATCCGATACCTCTCACTCGACCGATTGCGGCAAGGACACCTTCGAGTGTAAGCCAGGTGAATGCATCAAAATGTCCTCACTGTGCGACGGCAAACGCGACTGCTCGAACGGACACGACGAGGATGGCAACTGTCCGTCGGCCTGCCTTGGAGGTCTCGGACCGTGCGCCCAAATCTGCCAGAAATCACCGAGCGGTTCTATCTGCGACTGTCTGGATGGGTACGAGCTGGCAGGCGATAAGAAGAACTGTGTGGACCTGAACGAGTGTGACGCAGGGAAACCGTGTGCTCAGATTTGCACCAACATCAAGGGCTCCTACCGGTGCTCCTGTCACGAAGGCTTCATGCTCCGGTCGGACAAGACATCCTGCAAAGCTATCGGCGCGCCCCAGTACGTCCTGTACACAAAGTTCGATCAGGTGCGAAAGCTCACCGTTAGCCCGCCGCAAATCGAAACCTTGCTGCAGGCAAACGACAGCCGGATCACCACCATGGACATGGACATTCGCCAGCAGAAGCTCTACTTCGCCACAGAGAACAGTGCCGCACTGTACGAGCTGAACCTGAAAACGAACGTCACCCGTGTGCAGACGGGCGTGGGCACACCGGACAAGGTGACCGTCGACTGGGTCGCTTCGAACGTGTACTTCGTCGATGTCGCAGAGCCCTCCATCAAGGTGTGCAACTTCGAGCGAGAGGCGTGCGCCCGGGTCGTCTCGTTCACGCAGCGTAACTTCGTGAAGGCACTTGCGCTCGATCCGGTGAACAAGTACATGTTTTACTCGCTGCTGTACTCGTGGATCTTCCAGGTGCCTCACTCGATCGTATTCAGAGCCAAGCTCGACGGTACGCTCCAGGAAGTCGTCACCAAGCAATCGGGACTCGTGTCCGCCATCGCTGTGGATCCTCAGAGTCAGCTGCTTTACTACACCGAGCTGAGCGGCAACACTCTGTGTCGCGTCAACTACCTCGGCCAGCATCTGACGGTGCTCGCCCGCGACCAACCGCACGTGCTGAACCATCCGCTGCAGATAAGCGTGTTTGAGAATCAGGCACTGATTGTAAACCGAGGCTCGGCTACGATAGGACAGTGTCAGCTGTTTGCCGGCTATAAGTGTGATCGTTTCAATGTGAATGTACCCCCGTCGAAGCAGGTACTGCTGGTTCAGGAATCTCGACAACCACTCACAAAGAACTGGTGCGACAGCAGGTGGATCAACTGCACCCATCTTTGCATACCGGAAGATTCTAAGGGCCGATGTGTGTGCGAGAATGGGCTCGAAATACGCGAAGGCGACCGGTGTCCCGAGCCGAAGGACAGAAGCCGAGCGATGACACCCTTACGGGTGGCCGACGAGTCCCTGGCAGAACATCGCGAAAGCGAAGAACACAGCTCCACGGGGAGCTTCCTCTATTTTATGTTATACGCTGTATTAATTGTAGCAATCGGTGGGGTAGGATTTTATGTTTACTGGCAGCGGTTCAACCACAAGTTCGATGTCGGCATACACTTCAACAACACCGAGCTGAGCACGGTGGACATTTCCGACGTCGAGCTGCACAAGACGGCGCCCAACATGCTCAGCTTCCAGGGGAATCCGGCGAAAGGTGATGGCAGCGATGGTGCGCCCAGCTGCCACGAAGACTTCGAGAACGACAGCTACACCCAGAACAACACGATACCGGCCTCCGATACTGGATATTACAATTGTGATGATGATATGAACGATCGGTTGATAGTGTAA
- the LOC118506047 gene encoding regulator of telomere elongation helicase 1 homolog, translating into MPEFIINGVPVNFPFEPYQLQKNYMAKVIECLQNKSNGVLESPTGTGKTLSLLCSSLAWLMYMKAKVQFQQSTAHLHLPELSNAKNTKLDPEQALALHEIHRHAKIKIIYSSRTHSQLSQAMQELKNTSYQDVRAIILGSRDQLCIHGEISKQENNTIKTTLCREETKTRRCTFYNRVEHAKDRPDVTAVRVLDIEDLVTVGRKMKACPYYLSKELVEQADVIFMPYNYLLDPKARKSNGLTLQNSVIILDEAHNVEKMCEEIGSVQLRSSEIAVAIEDASTIIKALMDAGGAGAMDEDKPYDFTLDDLVLLKEILLNVEKAVDDIPVPFSQGGITQPGTFVFELLEKANIKFGNVNVILQLLNSLIAYLTTTMSNNFVRRGMGLQALANFLEIVFAGSGSEYSQSVEKCFRVHIELEEAKQPTKANVKRADGWTATKQNVKTPATKSNSKVINFWCFNPGFGMRQLLDSGARSIILTSGTLAPLKPLISELNMPVEVSLENPHIIDRSQVYVKVISHGPDRMELNSSFKNRSNPDYISSLGRTALSLCPIIPGGLLIFFPSYPLLHKCSEDWQATGIWAQINRIKPIFVEPRGKDTFLATMAEYYAKVREPGSRGAIFMAVCRGKVSEGLDFADDNGRAVMITGLPFPPMMDPRVLLKKQYLDANRTRENELITGNDWYSLEASRAVNQAIGRVIRHKDDFGAILLCDSRFQNPRQQSQLSAWIHGHLREAERAAVPNFGTMVGEMVRFFRQMAKFSVPSQVRDVCGVKLEYDPHSNTVKNDPEASSSSSSSSSGMVTIYKRERKESVDARLAEADQISRKKRKIVLVPNKTIKTEPASSGGADSENEPTSTTQQLDQLSLKLEPDLTGDRANVDGERVAPANRVDLLREVKCSLNADDYKTFLQAIAIYSKNHDIQQYIDRICDCFRQPHLLYLLKAMRRFVRPEHKHLFDARMERLTSPAGPSNGIDVV; encoded by the exons aTGCCGGAATTCATAATAAACGGCGTGCCGGTGAACTTTCCGTTCGAGCCGTATCAGTTGCAGAAAAATTACATGGCCAAAGTGATTGAGTGTCTGCAGAACAAAAGTAATGGCGTGCTCGAATCGCCGACCGGCACGGGTAAAACGCTCAGCCTGCTGTGTTCGTCCCTCGCGTGGTTGATGTACATGAAGGCAAAG GTGCAGTTCCAGCAAAGCACCGCACATCTGCATCTGCCCGAGCTGAGCAACGCCAAGAACACTAAGCTCGATCCGGAGCAAGCGCTCGCCCTGCATGAAATTCATCGGCATGCAAAGATAAAAATCATCTACTCCTCCCGCACCCACTCGCAGCTGTCCCAAGCGATGCAGGAGCTTAAAAACACTAGCTACCAGGACGTGCGGGCCATCATACTCGGTTCCCGGGACCAGCTATGCATCCATGGAGAAATTTCCAAGCAGGAGAACAACACCATCAAGACGACACTGTGCCGGGAGGAGACAAAAACACGCCGCTGTACATTTTACAACCGCGTCGAGCATGCGAAAGATCGTCCGGACGTGACAGCGGTGCGGGTGCTGGACATCGAAGATCTCGTGACGGTTGGGAGGAAGATGAAGGCCTGCCCGTACTACCTGTCCAAGGAGCTGGTAGAGCAGGCGGACGTCATCTTTATGCCGTACAACTATTTGCTCGATCCgaaggcacgcaaatcgaaCGGGCTAACGCTGCAGAACAGTGTCATCATACTGGACGAAGCGCACAATGTGGAGAAGATGTGCGAGGAGATCGGTTCGGTTCAGCTGCGGTCGTCCGAGATTGCGGTGGCGATCGAGGACGCGTCCACCATTATAAAGGCGCTAATGGATGCGGGCGGTGCGGGCGCAATGGACGAGGACAAACCGTACGACTTTACGCTGGATGATTTGGTGCTGTTGAAGGAAATTTTGCTTAACGTCGAGAAGGCGGTCGATGACATACCGGTACCGTTCTCGCAGGGCGGTATCACCCAACCGGGCACGTTCGTGTTTGAGCTGCTCGAGAAAGCGAAC ATAAAGTTTGGCAATGTGAACGTTATTCTGCAACTGCTCAACTCGCTGATCGCCTACCTCACCACGACCATGTCGAACAATTTCGTACGCCGCGGTATGGGCCTGCAAGCGCTAGCCAACTTTCTCGAGATAGTGTTTGCCGGCAGCGGGTCGGAGTATTCCCAGTCGGTCGAGAAATGTTTCCGCGTGCATATCGAGCTGGAGGAAGCGAAACAGCCGACCAAAGCGAACGTGAAGCGGGCGGACGGTTGGACGGCCACGAAGCAGAACGTTAAAACACCGGCCACAAAATCCAACTCGAAGGTGATTAACTTTTGGTGCTTCAATCCGGGGTTCGGTATGCGCCAGCTGCTGGACAGTGGCGCGCGCAGCATCATACTTACCAGCGGTACGCTGGCACCGCTCAAACCGCTAATCAGCGAGCTTAACATGCCGGTCGAGGTAAGCCTGGAGAATCCGCACATCATCGACCGGAGCCAGGTGTACGTGAAGGTGATATCGCACGGCCCGGACCGGATGGAGCTAAACTCGAGCTTCAAGAACCGTTCGAACCCGGACTACATCTCATCGCTCGGCCGCACCGCATTGTCCCTCTGCCCGATCATACCGGGCGGGCTGCTCATATTCTTTCCGTCCTACCCGCTGCTGCACAAATGCTCGGAAGATTGGCAGGCGACCGGCATCTGGGCGCAGATTAACCGCATCAAGCCGATCTTTGTTGAGCCGCGCGGAAAGGACACGTTCCTGGCGACAATGGCCGAGTACTACGCGAAGGTGCGCGAACCGGGCAGCCGGGGTGCCATCTTTATGGCGGTGTGTCGCGGCAAGGTGTCCGAGGGGTTAGATTTTGCCGATGACAATGGGCGGGCGGTCATGATTACTGGGCTCCCGTTTCCACCGATGATGGATCCCCGGGTGCTGCTGAAGAAGCAATATCTCGATGCGAACCGGACGCGGGAAAATGAGCTCATCACCGGAAACGATTGGTACTCGCTGGAAGCGTCGCGTGCCGTTAATCAGGCGATCGGGCGCGTTATCCGCCACAAGGATGATTTCGGTGCGATACTGCTGTGCGATTCACGGTTCCAGAATCCCCGCCAGCAGTCGCAGCTTTCCGCCTGGATACACGGCCATCTGCGGGAAGCGGAACGGGCTGCTGTTCCCAACTTTGGCACGATGGTCGGCGAGATGGTTCGCTTTTTTCGCCAAATGGCTAAATTTAGCGTACCGTCTCAGGTGCGTGATGTGTGCGGTGTTAAGCTCGAGTACGATCCGCACTCCAACACGGTCAAGAATGATCCGGAggcatccagcagcagcagcagcagcagcagcggtatgGTTACGATATACAAGCGCGAGCGAAAGGAAAGTGTCGATGCACGACTCGCGGAAGCGGATCAGATATCGCGGAAAAAGCGGAAAATTGTACTCGTACCGAACAAAACGATAAAAACCGAACCGGCGAGCAGTGGTGGTGCTGATTCGGAGAATGAACCAACCTCTACCACGCAACAGTTGGACCAGCTGTCCTTGAAGCTAGAGCCGGATTTAACGGGCGATAGGGCAAACGTCGATGGGGAACGGGTAGCGCCAGCCAATCGGGTCGATTTACTGCGCGAAGTGAAATGTTCGCTGAATGCCGATGACTACAAAACATTCCTCCAGGCGATAGCGATCTACAGCAAAAATCACGACATTCAGCAGTACATCGATCGGATTTGCGATTGTTTCCGTCAGCCACATTTGTTGTACCTGTTGAAGG CAATGCGACGATTTGTTCGGCCAGAGCACAAGCATCTGTTCGATGCACGCATGGAGCGTCTAACATCACCAGCGGGCCCCTCCAACGGGATCGACGTAGTGTGA